The following proteins are encoded in a genomic region of Hyla sarda isolate aHylSar1 chromosome 3, aHylSar1.hap1, whole genome shotgun sequence:
- the CLN8 gene encoding protein CLN8 yields the protein MAAHRDLMDALSSFDYSSWNTCLVLMIGGFLFYLAIFAFSHLVSIVFYATYRSLPAKEKVFWNLAATRAVFGVQCIVAGLTALLFDPVLLADQITGQQGWAFFTIIIATGFFLFENLALHTSNFVFWSFDIFLAVHHFFAFIGYLGAVICSTAGHYLPMVTLLLEMSTPFTCISWMLLKAGWSQTLFWKVNQWIMIHMFHCRMVLTYHLWWVTLYNWDRLVRSVTVLYVAFFLVGLTLITLILNPYWTYKKTQQLLAPVDWNFDSTSKNSSWEGNDGIGIKKNE from the exons ATGGCTGCTCATCGTGATCTGATGGATGCCCTGAGCAGCTTTGACTACTCTTCATGGAACACCTGTCTGGTTCTGATGATAGGAGGATTTCTATTCTATTTGGCCATTTTTGCATTCAGTCATCTTGTATCTATAGTGTTTTATGCTACTTATAGGTCACTCCCAGCCAAAGAGAAAGTATTTTGGAATCTTGCAGCTACACGGGCAGTCTTTGGAGTTCAGTGCATTGTGGCTGGGTTAACCGCACTACTATTTGACCCAGTTCTCCTTGCAGATCAGATCACTGGTCAgcaggggtgggctttttttaccATAATAATAGCAACTGGAttttttctatttgaaaaccTTGCTCTTCACACATCTAATTTTGTGTTCTGGTCTTTTGATATCTTTTTGGCTGTCCACCACTTTTTTGCTTTTATAGGATATTTGGGTGCAGTGATCTGCAGCACAGCGGGACATTATTTGCCAATGGTTACactattactagagatgagtacTCCATTCACCTGTATTTCATGGATGCTGTTAAAG GCGGGTTGGTCACAAACGTTATTTTGGAAGGTAAATCAATGGATTATGATTCACATGTTCCATTGCCGCATGGTCCTTACCTATCACTTATGGTGGGTAACTCTTTACAACTGGGATCGCCTAGTAAGATCTGTCACGGTGCTATATGTAGCCTTCTTCCTTGTTGGTTTGACTTTGATTACTCTTATACTGAACCCATATTGGACTTATAAAAAGACCCAGCAGCTCCTCGCCCCAGTTGACTGGAACTTTGACTCCACATCCAAAAATTCTTCATGGGAAGGAAATGATGGAATTGGCATTAAGaaaaatgaatag